AATTCTGGTCGGATTGGCTGAGCGGCGGGATGACAGCCGAAGATTATGCGGAGCGGGCTGCCCGCTTGGGCATTCCTCATGCGAAGGGAGTCTGGGTTCCCGTGCTTGTCCAGGCGGATAAGCTTGAACGGGAAGACGTGCTAGCCATAGCCGGCCAGCAGGAAGAATATGCGGACGCGGTGAAAGTCGGGGAGAACGAAGTTATTTTACTTATTTTCACGGTGCAGAGAAGTTATTTGCTGCTTAAGCAGCTTCAGCATGAGATTTCTTTGCGGTTGGTGTCCGGTCTGATGGATCGGCACGGTATGGTGGTAAAAGGCGATATTTGCATGCAGCCCTCTGATTTACGGAAGCAGCTCCAGATTATGAAGGAGAAGCTGTCGGATGTGTTCTACGAAGGATACAAAGCGCTTATGGACACCAGCACTCCAGCGGCGCCAAGAGCGGGGACAGTGGATACTTTCGCATTTGATTCATACGAACTGGCGATCGTGAAGGCGGTTCAGGCGGCGGATGGAGAATACGCGACGGAGCAGCTGCAATTGCTCAACCGTTATTTGGCCGGCGCGCGCTTTGAGCCTCTAATGGTCCGCGAAGCCCTTCGCAGGCTTGGCGAACAGCTGATTCGCGCAATGAAGAACAAAGGCTTTACGCCGGTCGAAGAGGTGAATCCCGCTGCGCTGAAGGAGGCTCTGCTTGCCGAACATGCGACATTAAGCTCTCTGATGAAGCTGCTGATTTCCTTAGTAGCGCAATTTGTGGAGCACCAGCAATCCGGCAACCGTTTAGCCGATTTAAGACTGGAGATCCGTAACGCAATAAGCTATATGGAACAGGGGTATGCGGACGATATTTCGCTAACCGACGTATCCAATCATGTAGGTCTCAGCAAAAATCATTTCTGCAAATTGTTCAAGCAGGAGACCGGCGATAATTTCATCAATGTGTTGAATAAAATCCGAATAGAGAAAGCCAAGCTATTCATTATGCAGCCTGACAGTCGGGTGAAGGATATCGCAGGCAAAGTAGGCATGGATAATTACCGCTATTTTTGCCGGATTTTCAAGCAGATGACAGGACTTCGGCCTACGGAATACAAACAATCGGCGAATCAGGTCCGCTAATGCGAGGGGTAGTTCTGACATGAAGCGAATCCGTTTCCTGATTGATTGGGCGAACCGGTTGTATCAGCAGCTGGAAGGCAGTCTGAAATATAAGCTTATCGTTTTTTTTATCGGCATATCGATTATCCCTTTGGCGGTAGTTGGATATTTGGTCAGCACGAAATCATCCGATTTGGCGGTTAAACGGGAAACCGAAAACGCCCTTAACCTGAATAATACGAAGATGAGCGCGCTCGACCGCTCCTTTAATGAGATCGAGTTTATGCTCGGCGACTTGGTTACGAACTTCAATACCACGTATTATCTGCAAAATATTGACGCTACGAATTACGAGTCAGACCGCGCGTTTTCGGTCGTGTCGGAAGTGGGCTCCCGTCTCGACAGCATCATGACCAGCAAGCCCGGACTGTTTGATGCCGTTCTCATTATCCCGAGCGGGGACGTTATGCCGTTTCTGCGAGGAGTGGTCAAAGGCGGCGAGTTGAACAATTTCAAGAGTTTGCCTGCTTACGCCAATACCGTCAACATCCAAGCCAAAGCAGTATGGCAATATTCATATGGGAACGATGGGCAGGAGCTTACCGTCTCGGAAAGCGTGGTGGAACCGTTCAGCGACGAGGTATTGGGGGTTGCGGTCTTTGACGTCAATGCCGAAATGCTCTTTGACGAGCTTAATGCGAATACGCTGGCCCCGGGCGAATCGATTCAGATAGTGACGGCCGATCATAAAGTCATATATGATTCCGACCGGACAAAAATTGGAGAAACCGTCCATATCGGAGAAGAGAACGCGAGAATCTGGCAGACGGCGAGCGGCAGCTTCAAAGAGACAGCCAAGCAAGGAGATGCCGTTGTCTCTTACCGTACCTCCGATATTAACGGCTGGAAAATCATATACAAGATTCCATACGACAATATCGTCAGAGGAGTTAGTCAGATATCGCGCATGATACTGCTTGTTACCTTGATTGTGGGTTGTTTTGCCTTTATTGCGGCCTTGTTGCTGTATATTCATTTGTACAAGCCGATTGCCCAATTGATTAAGGCGATGAAAAGATTTGAAATCGGGCAGCTGCAGGAGAGGGTCGAGCTGGATCGTACCGATGAGTTCGGGAGACTAGCCCGGGCCTTTAATTATTTGGCTGAACGGGTCGAGGTCTTGATTGAGGATGTAACGCTGGAGCAGAAGGCGAAGAAGGAGCATGAGATCCGTGCTTTGCAGGCTCAGATCACCCCTCATTTTTTGTACAATACAATCAACTCGATCAAGTCGCTGGCCAGAATGAACCGCCCGAAGGATATCGAAGCGATGTCCGGTGCCTTGATTGACCTGCTTCGTCTCAGCGCCAACCAACAGACGGACCTTATCCGAATCGTGGACGAGTTGAATTATGTAAGCAGCTACGTGACAATCATGCAATACCGCTACAGAATGCAGCTTGAATTAGATCCCCGAATTCCGCCCAGACTGCAGGCCTGCGGCATTCTGAAATTCTCGATCCAGCCCATTGTGGAGAACTGCATTATCCATGCCTTTGACCCGGAAATGACGGAACGGCGCATTCGAATCGAAGCGTATGAAGAGGAGGAGAAAATCCGCATCGAGATCAGCGATAATGGAAGAGGGATGGATGCCGGGCAGCTGGAGCGGCTTGCGGGCAAGCTTAGCTCGGCGGCATCCATGCCGGCCCGCGATCATAAAGGCAGGCTCCATATCGGGGGAATGGGACTCCGAAATATCCACGAGCGGCTGAAGCTGCATTACGGAGAGCCGTATGGCCTTGAGTTCGTCAGTCGGCTAGGCGAAGGAACGACCGTTATTATGCATATTCCCTATGTACAGTTAGACGGATAGGTGAAAAGACAACAGCAGCAGCTGCCCGATTGAGGGCGGCTGCTTTTTTTGTTCCCGGACGTTCTGCAAGATTGATAATATTGTGCACCACCTCATAATATCCACTCGTTACGATTGCGCTTTCAAACCTTTAATCTTAGAGCATGGCGCTAAAGCAATAGAAAAAAATGACGCACAGCTTAAAGGAGTGAAGACATGCAAGGCGCATCGAAATTAAACAAGCGTGAGAACTTCTGGGGGTATTTGTTCATCTCGCCGCAGATCATCGGACTATTGTCCTTTGTCCTGTTCCCGGTCGCGATGTCGTTCTACTTAATGTTCACGGAATGGGATTTCACCAATGCACCGAAATGGACAGGCACGGACAACTTTAACGTGATTTTCCATGAAGAGAACTTCTATTACGCCCTTCGGAATACGCTCTACTTCGTTCTAGGGATTGTGCCGGTAACGACGGTCATCTCGCTAATTATGGCTCTTCTGACGAACCGGGCGATCAAAGGGCTATCCATCTACAAAGCGGCGTTCTTCCTGCCGATGGTCACCTCATCCGTTGCCATCGTGCTCGTATGGTATTGGGTGTTTGCGCCGGATATCGGGCTGCTTAACAATTTCCTTGACGTTATCGGCATTACGGGTCCCAACTGGCTGACCGAAGCCTTCTGGGCAAGAATCGCGATTGTCATTATGAGCACGTGGCAGGGAATGGGCTATTATTATCTGATTTTCCTCGCCGGACTGAAAGGCATCCCGGAAGATTATTATGAAGCCGCGGAAATAGACGGCGCGGGCAAGCTGCGGAAGTTTTTCAACATTACGCTGCCGCTCCTGTCCCCGACGACCTTCTTCATTATCGTAACGATGCTCATCGGCGTGTTTAATCTGTTCCAGGAAAGCTTCATCCTGACGGGCGGCGGTCCGGCCTTCTCGACCTACACGCTTGTCATGTACATCTATGATCTGGCTTTCCGTTACTTCCGGATGGGCGAAGCCGCGGTTGTGTCCGTCGTGCTGTTCGCCATCGTGCTGTTGGTCACCTTTATCCAGTTCCGACTTTCCAAAAGGTGGGTGAATTACATTGAATAGCTCCAAACGCGGCAATCTCCTGATTCATGTCATTCTCATTATCGTTGCCTTGACGACGGTCTTCCCGTTCTATTGGATGATTACGACTGCCGTCAAACCTAGTGATGCGATCTTCCAAGTTCCGCCCCAAATGTTTCCCAAACACTTTACATGGGATTACTTCCCGAAAGTGTTCGAGCTTATGCCAATGGCGCTTGCTTATCTGAACAGCATGAAGATTGCCGTGCTTGTAACGGTAGGGACGCTGCTCACAAGCAGTATCGCGGCGTATGCATTTGCCAAAATTCAGTTCAAAGGAAGCAGCATGCTCTTTGGCGTTTTCCTTGCCACGCTTATGATTCCGGGTCAAGTGACTTTGATCCCGCTGTACATTCTGTTCAGCAAAATCGACTGGATTGATACGCATCTGCCGCTGATGGTGCCGGCTATCATGATCAACGCTTATGGCGTATTTATGATCAAGCAGTTTATGGGCAGCATTCCTAACGGCTAT
This region of Paenibacillus sp. JDR-2 genomic DNA includes:
- a CDS encoding response regulator; the protein is MYKVLIVDDDGLIREDVQTMMDWREHGYDIIGEAENGKAALKLIEQHDPDIILTDIYMPVMDGIELIKQVRSARRKAKIVVMSNYDDFASVKEAMKYGASDYVLKYKLDPDVLLDLLGQTKKLLAAEARESEQQAQLEKIRQVGQTALTNQFWSDWLSGGMTAEDYAERAARLGIPHAKGVWVPVLVQADKLEREDVLAIAGQQEEYADAVKVGENEVILLIFTVQRSYLLLKQLQHEISLRLVSGLMDRHGMVVKGDICMQPSDLRKQLQIMKEKLSDVFYEGYKALMDTSTPAAPRAGTVDTFAFDSYELAIVKAVQAADGEYATEQLQLLNRYLAGARFEPLMVREALRRLGEQLIRAMKNKGFTPVEEVNPAALKEALLAEHATLSSLMKLLISLVAQFVEHQQSGNRLADLRLEIRNAISYMEQGYADDISLTDVSNHVGLSKNHFCKLFKQETGDNFINVLNKIRIEKAKLFIMQPDSRVKDIAGKVGMDNYRYFCRIFKQMTGLRPTEYKQSANQVR
- a CDS encoding cache domain-containing sensor histidine kinase, producing the protein MKRIRFLIDWANRLYQQLEGSLKYKLIVFFIGISIIPLAVVGYLVSTKSSDLAVKRETENALNLNNTKMSALDRSFNEIEFMLGDLVTNFNTTYYLQNIDATNYESDRAFSVVSEVGSRLDSIMTSKPGLFDAVLIIPSGDVMPFLRGVVKGGELNNFKSLPAYANTVNIQAKAVWQYSYGNDGQELTVSESVVEPFSDEVLGVAVFDVNAEMLFDELNANTLAPGESIQIVTADHKVIYDSDRTKIGETVHIGEENARIWQTASGSFKETAKQGDAVVSYRTSDINGWKIIYKIPYDNIVRGVSQISRMILLVTLIVGCFAFIAALLLYIHLYKPIAQLIKAMKRFEIGQLQERVELDRTDEFGRLARAFNYLAERVEVLIEDVTLEQKAKKEHEIRALQAQITPHFLYNTINSIKSLARMNRPKDIEAMSGALIDLLRLSANQQTDLIRIVDELNYVSSYVTIMQYRYRMQLELDPRIPPRLQACGILKFSIQPIVENCIIHAFDPEMTERRIRIEAYEEEEKIRIEISDNGRGMDAGQLERLAGKLSSAASMPARDHKGRLHIGGMGLRNIHERLKLHYGEPYGLEFVSRLGEGTTVIMHIPYVQLDG
- a CDS encoding carbohydrate ABC transporter permease; protein product: MQGASKLNKRENFWGYLFISPQIIGLLSFVLFPVAMSFYLMFTEWDFTNAPKWTGTDNFNVIFHEENFYYALRNTLYFVLGIVPVTTVISLIMALLTNRAIKGLSIYKAAFFLPMVTSSVAIVLVWYWVFAPDIGLLNNFLDVIGITGPNWLTEAFWARIAIVIMSTWQGMGYYYLIFLAGLKGIPEDYYEAAEIDGAGKLRKFFNITLPLLSPTTFFIIVTMLIGVFNLFQESFILTGGGPAFSTYTLVMYIYDLAFRYFRMGEAAVVSVVLFAIVLLVTFIQFRLSKRWVNYIE
- a CDS encoding carbohydrate ABC transporter permease, translated to MNSSKRGNLLIHVILIIVALTTVFPFYWMITTAVKPSDAIFQVPPQMFPKHFTWDYFPKVFELMPMALAYLNSMKIAVLVTVGTLLTSSIAAYAFAKIQFKGSSMLFGVFLATLMIPGQVTLIPLYILFSKIDWIDTHLPLMVPAIMINAYGVFMIKQFMGSIPNGYIESAKIDGASHPRIYWQIMMPLCKPAIITLGLFTFIGNWNNFFGPLIFLNSEKKFTVPLIISSFKGVYTVDWGLLMAASTVAIVPIIILYLLTQKYYVQGIAMSGMKG